From the Musa acuminata AAA Group cultivar baxijiao unplaced genomic scaffold, Cavendish_Baxijiao_AAA HiC_scaffold_1108, whole genome shotgun sequence genome, one window contains:
- the LOC135666555 gene encoding myb-related protein 306-like, with protein sequence MGRPPCCDKVGVKKGPWTPEEDLVLVSYIQEHGPGNWRAVPTNTGLMRCSKSCRLRWTNYLRPGIKRGNFTDQEERLIIHLQALLGNRWAAIASYLPERTDNDIKNFWNTHLKKKLRKIQGGQDDGTMNAVLSANYYPFSKGLWETTVQTDIHMAKQALGEALSLQNPHAGASSATTTTYASSTENISRLLEGWMKNSPKTRAASASDMVGGAGSASTEGSATMASKSAEVSPEGLDSLFKMETSTPEVSESSLFQRQIKLATEAPIPISLLETWLFDETFEQGGACPVDIPLCDAAAELL encoded by the exons ATGGGAAGACCACCTTGCTGCGATAAAGTAGGGGTGAAGAAGGGGCCATGGACTCCGGAAGAGGACCTGGTCCTTGTCTCCTACATCCAGGAGCATGGCCCTGGCAACTGGAGAGCCGTGCCTACCAACACAG GTCTGATgcgatgcagcaagagttgcaggCTTCGATGGACTAATTACCTCAGGCCGGGCATCAAGCGCGGCAACTTCACAGATCAGGAGGAGAGGCTCATCATCCATCTCCAAGCTCTTCTCGGCAACAG ATGGGCAGCCATAGCTTCGTATCTCCCGGAGAGGACGGACAACGACATCAAGAACTTCTGGAACACCCATCTGAAGAAGAAGCTGAGGAAGATCCAGGGCGGCCAAGACGACGGTACCATGAACGCTGTCCTCTCGGCGAACTACTACCCCTTCTCCAAAGGCCTGTGGGAGACGACGGTCCAAACCGACATCCACATGGCCAAGCAAGCCCTCGGCGAGGCCCTGTCCCTGCAGAATCCGCACGCCGGCGCATCATCGGCCACCACTACCACCTACGCCTCGAGCACCGAGAACATCTCTCGATTACTCGAAGGATGGATGAAGAATTCCCCGAAGACGCGAGCTGCTTCGGCAAGCGACATGGTGGGTGGCGCCGGCTCAGCCTCCACCGAGGGCTCGGCTACGATGGCAAGCAAGAGCGCCGAAGTATCGCCGGAGGGACTCGACTCATTGTTCAAGATGGAGACGTCGACGCCCGAGGTATCGGAGAGCAGCCTTTTCCAACGCCAGATCAAGCTGGCCACCGAAGCTCCGATCCCCATTTCCTTGCTCGAGACATGGCTCTTTGACGAAACCTTCGAACAGGGAGGAGCATGCCCGGTTGACATCCCACTATGCGACGCTGCCGCTGAGTTGCTATAG